The region GTGAGGTACATCCCACCTCCAAAATATGGGTTGCCTTTCAAATCCGTTTGAATGATATAATTTGAGATTTCAAGTTTTTGAAAAAGGTATTTGTCCATAAACAACTCCAAAGGTTCAGAAACAACTGAATCCATTGCAACGCCAAGTAAAAATGGATTTGCTGAACCATAATTTGCCTTTGTATTGGGTTCATTTATCATTTTCGCTTTCAGAATCGTTTCTGTCCAATCTCCAGTAGGTTGGTAATTATTTTCAGATGCCGATGATTTTCTCTCTCTCGTATAATCGTCAGCATCTAGCCCAGAACTCATTGTTAAAAGGCTTTGAATATCAATTTCTGATTTTAAACTGTCTTTTAGAATTTGATATTTATTCGGTAAAAAGTCAAAAATGGATTGCTCAACTCTTTTAAATAATGATTTATCCCTTGCAATTCCAACGATAGCAGATGAAATACTTTTTGATGCCGAACGCATATCGTGTGGGATACTTGCGTTGTAGCCATCAAAATAATTTTCGTAAACTACTTTTCCTTTTTTTGAAATTAAAACAGAATGTGTGTTTGGTAACGAATCCTTTGAGATCAGGAATTCCATTTTAGTAAGTTGTAAAATAGACGCTTTATTCTCATATTGGAACCCGCCAATTTCCCAATCTGTTGTTGACTTTTTTAGTGCTACTTCTGTAAGTAAATTTTTTCCAAGATAGATACCTAATTGAATACTATTGGGTAGTAATTTCCCTCTAAACTGCAATCCAGTTTTAAAATCAGTAAACGAAATCAAATCATTTTCTTTTTGAAAATTGTCGCACCAGGTTCCTGTAAATCTATTGTCACCAAAAATAGGATAAGCTTGATAGTTATTTCCTTCTCCATTTTCAACACTCAAATAAAAATTAAGTGATTTCAACTCATCTACCATTAGTAGATTCCAAGTTCCTCTAAAAGTGTTGTTATTTGATTGAGTTAGTTTTAAATGGTAAAGAAGCATCCCAGACTTAATAAATCCATTAATCTCTTTGCCATTTTCAGATAATTGACCTTTAAAAGAATAATTTTCAGCAAAAGCTATTTCTAATATTGAAGTGCTTCTTGAATTAAAAGGATAATCGATTATATTTTGATAGTTAGAAA is a window of Polaribacter litorisediminis DNA encoding:
- a CDS encoding serine hydrolase domain-containing protein, yielding MAEYTSGWEGKIENTKTFSLQVEIENLGLENAKFKISNYQNIIDYPFNSRSTSILEIAFAENYSFKGQLSENGKEINGFIKSGMLLYHLKLTQSNNNTFRGTWNLLMVDELKSLNFYLSVENGEGNNYQAYPIFGDNRFTGTWCDNFQKENDLISFTDFKTGLQFRGKLLPNSIQLGIYLGKNLLTEVALKKSTTDWEIGGFQYENKASILQLTKMEFLISKDSLPNTHSVLISKKGKVVYENYFDGYNASIPHDMRSASKSISSAIVGIARDKSLFKRVEQSIFDFLPNKYQILKDSLKSEIDIQSLLTMSSGLDADDYTRERKSSASENNYQPTGDWTETILKAKMINEPNTKANYGSANPFLLGVAMDSVVSEPLELFMDKYLFQKLEISNYIIQTDLKGNPYFGGGMYLTPKDMLRFGELYLNKGKWKSKRILSKKWVKNSFKNHLTLENVPEKNGYGYLWWHNTYQVNGEIIESIEARGNGGQYIFVIPNLKTVVVVTSGNYRNGKTQQPEKIFEEYILPNLEN